The Antedon mediterranea chromosome 11, ecAntMedi1.1, whole genome shotgun sequence genome window below encodes:
- the LOC140062623 gene encoding fructose-1,6-bisphosphatase 1-like codes for MEGSGMRTDFMTLTRFMLEEQRRHVGATGELTQVLIAICTAVKAVSSAVRKAGIAKLYGIAGGSNSTGDEQKKLDILANDLFINMLKSTFATCALISEENEKCIIVETEKKGKYIVSFDPLDGSSNIDCLVSIGSIFGIWKQVEEGPVTDKDIMQPGRSMVAAGYALYGSATMIVLSSGNGVNGFMLDPAIGEFVLTDDNMKIKPRGKIFSINEGYAQYWDNAVKDYIHKKKYPEEGKSPYGARYIGSMVADMHRTIKYGGIFLYPAHSKSPKGKLRLMYECNPMAYLVTQAGGLATTGKEMILDVIPTNVHDRCPVVMGSTEDVNEYLECVKLHQK; via the exons ATGGAAGGCAGTGGAATGAGAACAGATTTTATGACGTTAACTCGTTTTATGTTGGAAGAACAGCGTAGGCACGTCGGAGCAACCGGTGAATTAACCCAGGTTCTCATCGCCATCTGTACAGCTGTGAAGGCCGTATCATCGGCTGTCCGAAAGGCGGGTATTGCTAAGCT TTATGGTATTGCTGGAGGGAGCAACTCAACAGGAGATGAACAAAAGAAACTTGATATCTTGGCCAATGATCTCTTCATCAACATGCTTAAGTCGACCTTTGCAACATGTGCCTTGATCTCGGAGGAAAACGAAAAATGCATTATTGTTGAGACAGAGAAGAAAGGAAAATACATTGTTAGTTTTGACCCACTTGATGGGTCATCTAACATTGATTGCCTTGTATCTATTGGTTCCATATTTGGCATCTGGAAACAA GTGGAAGAAGGCCCAGTAACTGACAAAGATATTATGCAACCAGGCAGATCCATGGTCGCTGCTGGGTATGCCCTTTATGGTAGTGCTACTATGATTGTTCTTAGCTCTGGAAATGGTGTCAATGGATTCATGCTTGATCCA GCTATTGGTGAATTTGTTTTGACTGATGATAACATGAAGATTAAGCCAAGAGGCAAGATTTTTAGTATTAATGAAGGCTATGCTCAATACTGGGACAATGCCGTCAAAGATTATattcataaaaagaaatatccaGAG gaaGGAAAATCACCATATGGGGCTCGATACATTGGTTCAATGGTAGCCGACATGCACAGGACTATCAAATATGGGGGCATTTTCCTTTATCCAGCACACTCCAAGAGTCCTAAAGGCAAA CTTCGTTTGATGTACGAGTGCAATCCAATGGCATACTTGGTGACCCAAGCAGGTGGCCTAGCTACAACAGGTAAAGAAATGATCCTTGATGTTATACCAACAAACGTCCATGATCGATGTCCAGTTGTAATGGGCTCAACAGAAGATGTCAATGAATATCTGGAGTGCGTCAAACTACATCAAAAGTAG